AGATAAAGCAATAACACCGGCTCTTTGGTCTTCTTGCATTAGGTCATCTGCTCCTTTCATTCTTAGTCTTCTGGGTTCAAGAAGTAAATCAATCACAACCTAGACATAACGGCAACATTATACAAGAACGCATTCAAACTGCTAGTTATCCTGACGGAGCCCAGACGCAGATCACAGTTTAATGTGAGGTACAAATGACGCGTCGAGTCGTCCTTGTGTTGCAGACCTAGAACTGGCAGGCTGGGACTGCAGCACTGTGCTTCAACATACGGCGAGTGTTGGGACTGGGATTAGCAAGGTGGGAAAAACATGCGAGAGGAAGTCTGAACAACACCCAGCATGGGAATTTATCAGTGCCTGTGGATCAGTGATTCAGTTAAGGACGATATTTAATAATAGCAaagtatgttttgtgtgtgtgtgtgtgtgaaagagagagagaagcaagCACACATCTCCTTCCACTGTTAGATAAATGATATCTGCCAGTTCCACTGCAGTGGACTGGCAGCGGCACTTTGTTATATGACAATCTCACCttgtctgtctcacacacacacacacacacacacacacacgtgctgtGAAAGGTTGTTTCTGCAGGTACCAGTGATTGATGTAACTACTGTAGAATCCATGATACTACTGAACCCAGCTGGGCAGCACTGCCCAGAGCAGTAAATACAGAACCAGGGCAGGACTTTAAAGGCCCTCAGCTGAAATGTGAGACATGTTTGAGCTGTAAAACCTTAATTTTATGCCTTTTAATGCAGCTGATCAACATTTTCACATATAACAGCCACATGCTCTGAAACACATCTTAACATGAATATTATCGCTGCAATAGCTGGATGTGTAAACAAGCAGCTGTTTGCAAGAGTGTGCCATCAACTCACTTCCTGTCCGTCCGCATCCCTGcctcatgtgcatgtgtgtgtatgaaaagcACATTGCTGGTCAGTGCTCTCTCAACCCTACAGCCATCACACAGTACATCTGCTGTCATAACAGAGCTGACTCCCCTTGTAACGATCACGCATGAGTGAGCGGGACTAGGTTAACCTCTTAAAAACCACCTCCTGGAGTGCCCTGATAGTCCAGTGATTATGGCAGGCGCTCCATGAGTCCATCCTGTCCACCACAATCTTTGAAACACCGCTCCTCCTTTTTGTGCTAGAGAAAGGCATAGCCAAGATAAACTAGATGTTATTCTTAAACCTCAAGGGTTACATAAATGACCTTGGTGTcactggaaaggaaacactttctagtttacTCTGAAAAAGAATCTGGCCAAGTCATACGGAAATAAATTTACAGAGACACAAACTTGGTAAAAATGCGTTTATTCTCGCCTAAATGTGTTTCCCTGTGAACCTGGGGTCAATTCAGATCCAACCAGGCTGACAAAGGAGCTAAACATTAACTTTCCACATCAGTTTTTGGACAACATGGAAACAAATTGACCCTATAGATGTTTTGAACCATcgtttttaaacaaatgaataaaactaGAGAAGCTACTTATGTTTTAAttctaaaaaaaatgcaaaaagaaaacacctaATACTATTTACTACACTAGAGTTTATATAAAAATTGTACTCTCCATGCTACAGTCTTCCATAAAGGCGCTGTTTCTTGCCCAGCTGTTTCTTCAGTCGGTTTACAGGCCTGCTTGAGTGTGCCACTCATTGAAGCAGTCTCTCCTGGACACAAAACACAGGGACACTTGACAGGTTGTACAAATAACAGGTGTCTTCCTGCCGCACTGCCTGCAGTTTCGTCTGCCAATTGTGCTGTCTCCCTTGATGTACATaagtttgtgtgtctctgaggTGAAGGGTACTATGTTAGAGGAGGGGGCTGATACGGATGGTACTGAACTTGGGCGACAATAGTCTGCCATTTCCAACACTAGGGTCTGTCTGAAAACCTTTTGTGTCATAGATTTCTGTTGCTTGATCTTGGCCAGCTGATTGTGCAGAATATACGCATTCACAATAGCAATGTCcagaaaatgataaaagaagGTCTTATACCACTTCCGGGTTTTGTGGCAAAGGTTGTAGTAACTAATCAGGGCATCAGAGACGTCCACACCCCCCATGCTCCTGTAAGGACAGAAAGAGACCAAAGGGTTAATGCAACTAAACGTAGAAAAACAATGTGACCCAATAAACTAGAGAGGAAAAACGCAAACAAACCAAAGTGAAAAAACATAACATACTGGTTGTACTCCTTCACAGCAGGTGGTACAGGGACATTCACCAGTGACCACTCCTTGTTTTTACCCTTGATTCGTCTCTTGACTGTGTCCCCGTCAAAGGCTTTGTGCATTGTGGAGCACATCAACACTTCACGTGTGTCCATCCAGCTAACAAAAAGCAGATTGTTCTGTCTGATCCAGTGAATTGTTCCTCTGGCAGCCTTCTTTGCCATGATCTTACCCTCAGTCCTGTTCCGACGAATTGTACCACAGGCCAAGATCTTGCTTTTGAGGAGGTCCTGGAAGAGTTTGGGACTGGTGTAAAAGTTGTCAACAAACAGTTTGTACCCCGTCCCCAACACCTTCTGGTCCAACAGCTTCATTACAGAATCATAGCCGACTCCTTTGCCATTTTCCATCACTGCCTTCccttcataaataaaaaagttcCATGTATACCCACAAGAAGAGTcagccaaaacaaacagcttaTACCCCCATTTTGTTGGCTTGTCTTTCATATACTGCTTCAATTTGCTTCTGGATTTTGACTTCACCATACGCTCGTCAATAGCTATGCTTTGGAAGGGCTGAAAATTGCTTTTGCATGCTTCCACTATCTGACCATATAAAGGCTTGATTTTGCATAAGCAGTCATATGCTGGTGtgcctttcttcttctcattcTCAGCGTCCACCTGGGGATGACTGAGATGCAAAGATGCTAATATAGCCTGAAACCGGCGCCTAGGCATAATTTTAGAAGGCAGTGGTAGGGAATACACTGCAGACTTACACCAGTAGTCTGATATGGCGGAACATTTGACAAAGCCCATGTAAATTACAAGGGAAATGAAGGCGTAAAGCTCGTGCTCAGTAATAGCTTTCCATGCCCTCTTAAGTCCTTGGCTTTTCAATTCTCCATAGGCATTTGAATTAGCAAGGATAGTCTGCATCACAGATGAAGTAAAGAACAgattaaacagctgcagtgggCTGTACGTGGATGAATTTATTAGCTGGGGGCCTGGTGTCCTTGTGGGTTTGAACGGTGGCTTGGATGGTTCAACATCTGGTTCATCCATATCATGCCAGTCAGCTGCTGTTCCGCTGATCGCAGCATCTGGACTTGCTGCCTTTCCCCTTCCTCTGTTTGATTGCCCTGGTGATCGCCCTGGTAATCGCCGTGGTGATCGCCCTGGTGATTTGGTGGGTGAAGAGATGGGGGAAGTCAACCGAGGACGCTTTTGGTTGTAGACCTCTAGCTCCCACTCACTGTCGTCAGAGGTCTGACCACTACGAAGCacaaaaccaaatgaaaacCCCACAATTAAACACACGTTCATTGGATATATGTAAACCTAAATACTCGTAGGTCTCCATTTATCTAATTGTCTTGAAGTTTGAGTGAATATCTCACAGAGCAGAGGGAATTATAGTACTACATTATCAATAGTATCCCACAGGAAATCAGGTACTCACCAATCAAAATCAGGATCTTCAAAACAGTCTTCCGAGTCCATGTCAAAGTCACTTGAACCATCTTCTAAGGTTTGGTCCTCCTCACTACATTGACTAAGCTCTGAAAAGTCCTCTATAAAAGAGGGATGTTCATTCAGAGATGCCATCATGGTGCCGCTTCGCCGGAAACCAGATGCTGCTGGGCGCTCCGATCTGGGTGCTCTCAAGTGTGTGTTGTGACTTTACGCAGAGAAATTAGTCTAAACGCCCTAATAATGTTCTGGCACACAACGAACCACTGGAAAGATTATTTCACTGGCGACAAATATCTATCAGTGATCACAGGCAAGTCCTGTTAAATTGCAGTGCCCGTATTTCGCTAAGATTAACGATGAACCAGACTGACCAATACactataatatatattaataactCTCTGGCTTCAGATTCACTGATGGAAGAGGAATTAATGGAGGGATATGGctcctttaaaacacacacctggTCTGATTTTCAAGACAAGTTTTGTGCTGCTTCTTAATCTGAGGACTATGAAGATGAGTTAGCAGAGAGAGTAAGAAATGTGtacaagaagaagaggaaagtaTTCAGGACTCTGCCCACATGTACCGTTCCTGATATTTAGGAAGCAGCGGTGCTTAAAACTGATTTTCAGGAATATTAATCCACATATGGCAAAACAGCTTCGAGGAGGAGTCTCTGCTGGGGATGAGCTAGTGAGGCCAGGCCAAGAACTGGAAAAGGACAGAGCAGGTCAAATACACTGAGttacaaaaaaagtgaaacaaggAAACACCACCCCCGATACCCATGACCATCCCAGATCCCCATGACCATCCCAGATCCCCATGACCATCCTCCACCCCCAGAACAATAACAATGAACCCCCCCCGCCTCTCCAGGTTTATGGTTGTTGACTAAGAAGGAGAATAAAAGATGTTGACCATGCAGGTGTTTGTACTAAGAGAAATAAGAGTGCagtataatgtgtttttgtaatctCTCGTATAAGTCgagttaaatataaaacatgtatcTTGTCTGTGAGAGCACAGATAAagatacacaaataaaaaaaggacaACTTGAAAATATCACAATATAAAAACTGTCTAtgtaaaaaactgtttatacaCTCAGTGTTTTTGCTTATTTCCAAAATCCACTATGCTCTCACCCTTACAGGGGTCAACCAACAGGGGGCAAGTAGGTGCAACTGCCCTCCCCCTTCACATCCCACTGTTGGGTTTtcccgcccccccccccccccccggtttCATTCCGTTGGTCCTGGACTCAGACTGTTCTTTACTCATTTAATGTGAGAATTGACACTATAATTACATATACTTTGTTGCAGGACAGTAAAACTGCATTTCTCCTCTGTATAAACACAACAACtttctcatgcacacacacctatacACTAACACGCACGCTTGTGTCTTAGTGCACGCACGTTTCTGCAGAAACTCACATGTCGGGATAACGAGGACGGCCGCTGTATGGAAATAACCGGGGGTGGATTAAATCTTTCCCACCCGGATGGGAGGAGGCTGCAGCCCGGACAGGTCGCCGGCACCGGGAGCGGATTGTGGATATTCTCAGCTAATTTCCTCTTGTTGAGACCAGGACGCGGCCGGACACGTTGTTTTCTGCTGCCTCTGTCTGGATTTCctggattttcttttcctttggcgCGGTGATCGGCTGGAAAACCCGGACGGGAGTCCTGAGTGGCCTTTATGTCATGCACACTGATAAACCAAGCTTTGAGTTTATGGACTTATCAGAGCAGtcaagtcagtcagtcagtcaacataaaaacaatgagatgatCTGTATTCCTTCTACATCGGTGTAAAAACAGAAGCTCTTAAAACTGAGTAATGTTATTTAAACATGGCAAACTGGgggcagcagcaggactgagaAGGGCCCATCTGCAAACCACACCCCCACAGAACCCTACAGACCCCCAACCTAACACTTCACACTATGTCTGAGCAagatttataaaaatattttcactaaaCATGGATTTGCTGTCGTCTTTTTGTCCTTCTCAGCAACTTGCCCATCTGGCAGGCTGCAGCTGGACGTACAAAGATTCCCCTGAAAACACCTGAACATCCTCAAATTCTCATTGAGAAGCTAAAACATAAGAAATAATAGAAACTGCAGCCACATTGAGCTGCATCCCCATCCTGCCACAATCACAATAAAGCATCAGTTTGTATCTAATAGTCTGCACAACCCACTTCTCATCATTTATTAAATACGCTAACACAAGTTAACATTAACCAGTCCAGTAGGTAGAAAGCCTCCCATGAGGTGTGTTTATGTTCTGCTGTCTTATTTACCCAATATAACATCTAAAATATAGTAGCCTGCAAAGTTTTCTGATCTACTTAATAAACTTAACACGTCACCATTTTGTTACTGATGGATCATAATTAGTGTATCGGTTACAGTTTCGGTCATTGTCCGTTATTTGGTGCAGCTAATTGATGACAGTCTGTTTTAATAGGAGCAGGTCCCTGCTATGTGTCCCCTGAGGCCTCGATGTACAACCCTGTGCACACAAAGCCTGTTTACAAGTCAGTAGTTgctattaaaataattttattgttaGATTAGATTCTACAGGAGCGACAGTCAGCAAGTGCTTCCCCTGATCTGACGTATTAACCAGGAAACCTCTATGAGAGGGGTTATTCCTCATTATGACAGAATAACGGAGCCAAAATGGAGCCCAATACCACCCGGTGGTTCCATAACAGTAATACTATCAGTGAGCCTGGAGCAGTCAGGTATGTGTAATGTATAGCCACACACTGCACCTAATTCATGGGCTCAGCAGCGGCTCATATCAGTACCCAACACACACAAGTAATCGCATATAAGTCACAATTTTCACATCCATGGAAATGCCTTTGAACTGCCTCCCTGCTCATTGTGCTTTACACATAAAAAAGACACTTTCTGCTTGCTCATAAAGTTGTGCTAAGTGGTTTTGCATGCAtgcactgtgggaaaaaaaaccccatcaaAACATTCCCCCAATCTCTTTATCCTCAGCTTTTAAATATTCTAACGTCTACCATCTAATCCTCAAACAGGGACGACAGACTGATGACTCTTCTGCTTTATCCTCCATTTCTATCACATATCTTCTGGACACAGACGGACATATATTGCATATGTTATCACATGTTATCACGACTATCACATATCATTTCTTAAcaactcatttacacacacacacacacacacacacacacacacacacacacacacacacacacacacaaacaccacacaccCAGGTGCAGAACTCACATATCCACAAAGCCACCGTCAATGTTTgctctcatttgtttttattgagcTGCAATTTATAAATCATCCGTCCACACTATCCCTGATGGCGGcggctgagtgtgtgtgtgtctgtgtagtgaGGGCTGCCATGAGTGTGTGGTGCTTCAGAGCACGGTCTGTCGTCCTTCAAATGACTG
This genomic window from Mastacembelus armatus chromosome 8, fMasArm1.2, whole genome shotgun sequence contains:
- the LOC113140277 gene encoding piggyBac transposable element-derived protein 4-like produces the protein MMASLNEHPSFIEDFSELSQCSEEDQTLEDGSSDFDMDSEDCFEDPDFDCGQTSDDSEWELEVYNQKRPRLTSPISSPTKSPGRSPRRLPGRSPGQSNRGRGKAASPDAAISGTAADWHDMDEPDVEPSKPPFKPTRTPGPQLINSSTYSPLQLFNLFFTSSVMQTILANSNAYGELKSQGLKRAWKAITEHELYAFISLVIYMGFVKCSAISDYWCKSAVYSLPLPSKIMPRRRFQAILASLHLSHPQVDAENEKKKGTPAYDCLCKIKPLYGQIVEACKSNFQPFQSIAIDERMVKSKSRSKLKQYMKDKPTKWGYKLFVLADSSCGYTWNFFIYEGKAVMENGKGVGYDSVMKLLDQKVLGTGYKLFVDNFYTSPKLFQDLLKSKILACGTIRRNRTEGKIMAKKAARGTIHWIRQNNLLFVSWMDTREVLMCSTMHKAFDGDTVKRRIKGKNKEWSLVNVPVPPAVKEYNQSMGGVDVSDALISYYNLCHKTRKWYKTFFYHFLDIAIVNAYILHNQLAKIKQQKSMTQKVFRQTLVLEMADYCRPSSVPSVSAPSSNIVPFTSETHKLMYIKGDSTIGRRNCRQCGRKTPVICTTCQVSLCFVSRRDCFNEWHTQAGL